Proteins from a single region of Planctomycetaceae bacterium:
- a CDS encoding DUF1553 domain-containing protein, protein MTVAWTVMVCLSAGPDAEAQQGKGKTAATAPASRAATRPAWRAPARNASRPVPRTDWWADLPPAAQPAAAVVPQTPIDALVLARLKALKIEPAPLCSDAVFVRRAFLDVIGTLPTAAEAAEFIGNSSPDKRRALIDRLMQRDEFALYWAMKWGDILRIKAEFPINLWPNAAQAYHHWLLDSIRKNKPYDVFARELLTAGGSNFSSPQVNFYRAMQNRTSAGVAATVALTFMGARAEKWPKDRLQGMAGFFERLAYKSTDEWKEEIVYFDLAKASTRPAPTAVFPDGTMPALAADRDPRVDFADWLITPRNPWFTRNIANRAWAWLMGRGIVDEPDDMREDNPPSNPELLALLERELVASKYDLRHLLRLILNSQTYQRASAGGTEGELAAVNFARYPLRRLDAEVLIDALCQISGTTEKYTSAIPEPFTFIPSDLRAIALPDGSITSTFLDMFGRPARDTGLHGERNNRMTSAQRLHMLNSTHVGQKIQRSLARLEVQRLRDRPRETMDRIYLTILSRYPARDELIAAGEYLRNNAGRGDGAADLVWALINSDEFLYRH, encoded by the coding sequence ATGACAGTTGCATGGACGGTTATGGTCTGCCTGTCGGCAGGGCCAGACGCGGAGGCCCAGCAGGGCAAGGGCAAGACCGCCGCCACGGCGCCGGCGTCTCGGGCGGCGACGCGTCCGGCCTGGCGGGCGCCCGCGCGGAACGCGTCACGCCCGGTTCCGCGGACCGACTGGTGGGCCGATCTGCCGCCGGCTGCGCAGCCCGCTGCGGCGGTGGTCCCGCAGACGCCTATCGACGCCCTGGTGCTGGCCCGGCTCAAGGCGCTCAAGATCGAACCGGCGCCGCTGTGCTCGGACGCGGTCTTCGTGCGGCGGGCGTTCCTGGACGTGATCGGAACGCTGCCGACAGCCGCCGAGGCGGCGGAGTTCATCGGCAACTCGAGCCCCGACAAGCGCCGCGCGCTGATCGACCGCCTGATGCAACGCGACGAGTTCGCCCTCTACTGGGCGATGAAGTGGGGCGACATCCTCCGCATCAAGGCCGAGTTCCCCATCAACCTCTGGCCCAACGCCGCCCAGGCGTATCATCACTGGCTGCTCGATTCGATCCGAAAGAACAAGCCCTATGACGTCTTCGCCCGCGAACTGCTCACCGCCGGCGGGAGCAACTTCTCCAGCCCCCAGGTGAACTTCTACCGCGCCATGCAGAACCGAACCAGCGCCGGAGTGGCCGCCACCGTCGCCCTGACGTTCATGGGCGCCCGGGCCGAAAAATGGCCCAAGGACCGCCTGCAGGGCATGGCCGGATTCTTCGAACGCCTCGCCTACAAGAGCACTGATGAGTGGAAGGAAGAGATCGTCTATTTCGACCTGGCCAAGGCCTCGACCCGGCCGGCGCCCACGGCGGTCTTCCCCGACGGCACCATGCCCGCCCTGGCGGCCGACCGCGACCCGCGGGTGGATTTTGCCGATTGGCTGATCACGCCCCGCAACCCGTGGTTTACCCGCAACATCGCCAACCGCGCGTGGGCGTGGCTGATGGGGCGCGGCATCGTTGACGAGCCCGACGACATGCGGGAGGACAACCCGCCGTCAAACCCGGAGTTGCTGGCGCTGCTGGAGCGCGAGCTGGTGGCCTCGAAGTACGACTTGCGCCATCTCCTGCGACTGATTCTGAACTCGCAGACGTATCAGCGCGCGTCCGCCGGCGGCACGGAAGGCGAACTGGCAGCCGTTAACTTCGCGCGGTATCCGCTGCGCCGCCTGGACGCCGAGGTGCTCATCGACGCGCTGTGCCAGATCAGCGGCACGACGGAGAAGTACACCAGCGCCATTCCCGAGCCCTTTACGTTCATTCCATCCGACCTGCGCGCCATCGCCCTGCCCGACGGGAGCATCACCAGCACGTTCCTGGACATGTTCGGTCGCCCCGCCCGCGACACGGGGCTGCACGGCGAGCGCAACAACCGCATGACGTCGGCCCAGCGTCTGCACATGCTCAACTCGACCCACGTGGGGCAGAAGATCCAGCGCAGCCTGGCCCGGCTCGAGGTGCAGCGCCTGCGCGACCGCCCGCGAGAGACCATGGACCGCATCTACCTGACGATCCTCTCGCGATATCCCGCGCGGGACGAACTGATCGCCGCCGGGGAATACCTGCGCAACAACGCCGGTCGCGGCGACGGCGCGGCGGATCTGGTCTGGGCCTTGATCAACAGCGACGAGTTCCTCTACCGCCACTAG
- a CDS encoding AI-2E family transporter, with product MNKDASENDRHASGRREHRPQRDHRWDAVVTVRSMVAVGLWTLVAVTLFRFFTAAKFLLLGGLMTAAVAAVLRPLTDRLPGPTSLRAVVSVVVMLAVLVAAVAALSWALYGPVERTIERLPEMRRSLNESLRRLSTSLRLENDLTLDELVEIGGNLLTGSSATDAVRNVAGGVLTTVIAILVVLIGALYLLTGHEGDLTARAVGVLPAHRRAPTLRAVRELQPQLRGWMLGTLFSMTTIGLITAAGYSLIGLDFALPLALVAALTQSVPVLGPLVTLVLSLLVALPQGGGQVVGVSIVYAIVQTVESYLLTPMVMRRAVHIPPVVTLFTLFLWGNIFGLIGLVLAVPLDLVVWTMLKKHIIEFPDAPAYK from the coding sequence ATGAACAAGGATGCGTCAGAAAACGACAGGCATGCTTCTGGTCGTCGCGAGCATCGGCCGCAGCGCGACCATCGGTGGGACGCGGTCGTCACAGTTCGGTCGATGGTGGCGGTGGGGCTGTGGACTCTGGTGGCGGTGACGCTGTTTCGGTTCTTCACCGCGGCCAAGTTCCTGCTGTTGGGGGGGCTGATGACCGCGGCGGTGGCCGCGGTGCTTCGGCCATTGACCGATCGCCTTCCGGGTCCGACGTCGCTGCGGGCGGTGGTGTCTGTGGTGGTGATGCTGGCGGTGCTGGTGGCAGCGGTGGCGGCCTTGAGCTGGGCGCTGTACGGGCCTGTTGAACGGACCATCGAGCGTCTGCCCGAGATGAGGCGAAGCCTTAACGAAAGCCTGCGTCGCCTGTCAACAAGCCTGCGGTTGGAGAACGATCTGACGCTGGACGAACTGGTGGAGATCGGGGGCAATCTGTTGACGGGCAGTTCTGCCACCGACGCGGTCCGCAACGTCGCCGGCGGGGTCCTGACGACGGTAATCGCCATCCTGGTGGTGTTGATCGGGGCGCTGTACCTGTTGACCGGCCATGAGGGCGACTTGACGGCGCGGGCGGTCGGGGTCCTGCCCGCCCACCGCCGCGCGCCGACGCTGCGGGCGGTGCGCGAGCTCCAGCCGCAGCTTCGCGGCTGGATGCTCGGGACGCTCTTCAGCATGACCACCATCGGGCTGATCACGGCGGCGGGATATTCGCTGATCGGTCTGGACTTTGCGCTGCCTCTGGCGCTGGTGGCGGCCCTGACGCAATCGGTGCCGGTGCTGGGTCCGCTGGTGACGCTGGTGCTGTCGCTGCTGGTGGCGTTGCCCCAGGGCGGCGGGCAGGTCGTGGGCGTCTCGATCGTCTACGCGATCGTTCAGACGGTCGAGTCGTACCTGCTGACGCCGATGGTCATGCGTCGCGCGGTTCACATTCCGCCGGTGGTGACGCTGTTCACGCTGTTCCTGTGGGGCAACATCTTCGGTCTCATCGGGCTCGTCCTGGCGGTCCCGCTGGACCTGGTCGTCTGGACCATGCTCAAGAAGCACATCATCGAATTTCCAGACGCCCCGGCGTACAAGTGA